Proteins found in one Sorghum bicolor cultivar BTx623 chromosome 1, Sorghum_bicolor_NCBIv3, whole genome shotgun sequence genomic segment:
- the LOC8155434 gene encoding aquaporin PIP2-5, with translation MDPCHQSIETAGAKDYSDPPPAPLVNAGELGKWSLYRAAIAEFVATLLFVYVTLATVIGHKRQAESQPCGSVGVLGIAWSFGGMIFVLVYCTAGISGGHINPAVTFGLLLARKVSLVRAALYVVAQCLGAMCGAGLVKAFHGAHWYLHYGGGANELSAGYSKGAGLAAEIVGTFVLVYTVFSATDPKRKVRDSHVPVLAPLPIGFAVFMVHLATIPVTGTGINPARSLGPAVVYNQRKAWEDQWIFWVGPLIGAAAAMIYHQLVLRAGAAKALASLRNNYHI, from the coding sequence ATGGATCCTTGTCACCAATCCATAGAGACCGCAGGCGCGAAGGACTACAGTGACCCACCCCCAGCACCATTGGTCAACGCCGGCGAGCTGGGCAAGTGGTCCCTCTACCGCGCCGCCATCGCCGAGTTCGTCGCCACGTTGCTCTTCGTCTACGTCACGCTGGCCACCGTCATCGGGCACAAGCGCCAGGCCGAGTCCCAGCCGTGCGGCAGCGTCGGCGTGCTGGGCATCGCGTGGTCCTTCGGCGGCATGATCTTCGTGCTCGTCTACTGCACCGCGGGCATCTCCGGCGGCCACATCAACCCGGCGGTCACCTTCGGCCTTCTGCTGGCGCGCAAGGTGTCGCTTGTGCGCGCCGCGCTCTACGTGGTGGCGCAGTGCCTGGGCGCCATGTGTGGCGCTGGCCTCGTCAAGGCCTTCCACGGGGCCCATTGGTACCTTCactacggcggcggcgccaacgAGCTCTCCGCCGGCTACTCCAAGGGAGCCGGTCTGGCCGCCGAGATCGTGGGCACCTTCGTCCTCGTCTACACCGTGTTCTCGGCCACCGACCCCAAGCGCAAGGTCAGGGATTCGCACGTCCCGGTCCTAGCGCCGCTGCCCATCGGATTCGCGGTGTTCATGGTGCACCTGGCCACCATCCCCGTCACCGGCACGGGCATCAACCCGGCAAGGAGCCTGGGGCCGGCCGTTGTGTACAACCAGCGAAAGGCGTGGGAAGATCAGTGGATATTCTGGGTCGGCCCCCTCATTGGCGCTGCCGCCGCCATGATCTACCACCAGTTAGTTCTCCGCGCCGGCGCAGCCAAGGCCTTGGCATCCTTACGCAACAACTACCATATCTGA